Proteins encoded together in one Caldicellulosiruptor saccharolyticus DSM 8903 window:
- the mtnA gene encoding S-methyl-5-thioribose-1-phosphate isomerase: MKHFEFENDKLIVLDQRKLPFEKEYFVCSTYQDVYIAIKDMIIRGAPLIGIVAAYGVVLGFKEIIEKNMDSAKIYEILNYLANSRPTAVNLFWALERMKKVFEEARNLSKSQIYSLLMQEAKKIEDEDKSINKKIGEHGNTLIKEGANILTHCNAGALATGGYGTALGVIREAFFAGKNIHVYVDETRPYLQGARLTAFELSEDGIPNTVICDNMAGYLMKLGKIDCVIVGADRIALNGDTANKIGTYSLSVLAKHHGIPFYISAPISTIDFNIKSGSEIPIEERSEDEIRFFNGKKIVPDESKVFNPAFDVTPAENITAIITEKGVVFPPFEENISKLKEK; this comes from the coding sequence ATGAAGCACTTTGAGTTTGAAAATGACAAACTCATTGTCCTCGACCAGAGAAAGTTACCCTTTGAAAAAGAGTATTTTGTTTGCAGTACGTACCAAGATGTATATATAGCAATAAAAGATATGATTATAAGAGGAGCCCCGCTTATTGGTATTGTTGCTGCATATGGGGTTGTGTTGGGCTTTAAGGAGATTATTGAAAAGAACATGGATTCAGCTAAAATTTATGAGATTTTAAACTATCTTGCAAACTCAAGACCCACTGCTGTCAACCTTTTCTGGGCACTTGAGAGAATGAAAAAGGTTTTTGAAGAGGCAAGAAATCTTTCTAAAAGTCAGATTTATAGTTTGCTCATGCAAGAGGCAAAGAAAATAGAAGATGAGGACAAAAGTATCAATAAAAAGATTGGTGAGCATGGCAATACTCTCATAAAAGAAGGTGCAAATATTCTTACTCACTGTAATGCAGGAGCTTTAGCAACAGGTGGGTATGGAACTGCACTTGGTGTTATCCGTGAAGCTTTTTTTGCCGGCAAGAACATTCATGTTTATGTGGATGAAACAAGACCGTATCTTCAAGGGGCAAGACTCACAGCTTTTGAACTTTCTGAGGATGGTATTCCCAATACAGTTATTTGTGATAACATGGCAGGCTATCTTATGAAACTTGGAAAAATTGACTGCGTTATTGTTGGTGCAGACAGAATCGCCTTAAATGGAGATACGGCAAACAAGATTGGAACTTACTCTCTTTCTGTTTTGGCAAAGCACCACGGCATTCCTTTCTACATTTCAGCACCTATATCAACCATTGATTTTAATATAAAATCAGGCTCAGAAATTCCTATTGAAGAGAGAAGCGAAGATGAAATAAGATTTTTCAACGGTAAAAAAATTGTTCCGGATGAATCAAAGGTGTTTAATCCTGCATTTGATGTGACGCCGGCTGAAAATATCACTGCTATAATTACAGAAAAGGGTGTTGTTTTTCCACCATTTGAGGAGAATATTTCAAAACTCAAAGAAAAGTAG
- the lspA gene encoding signal peptidase II — MVYWIIIMLTFFLDQLTKAKAENVFVGNPVNLLGGILSLTYVQNRGGAFSILEGKRRFFIVVSIILILLLCYMMFKSTNNLYKFSFSLIVGGAMGNLFDRIAKGYVVDFIDIRIIPVFNLADFFITCGVLLLAFLILKEGGEELFLKKKP; from the coding sequence TTGGTTTACTGGATTATAATTATGTTAACTTTTTTCTTAGACCAGCTAACAAAGGCAAAAGCTGAAAATGTTTTTGTTGGAAATCCTGTAAATCTACTGGGTGGAATTTTATCGCTCACCTATGTGCAAAACAGAGGTGGCGCTTTTTCCATCTTAGAGGGGAAAAGAAGATTTTTTATAGTTGTTTCAATCATCCTTATTTTGCTTTTGTGTTATATGATGTTCAAGTCAACAAACAACCTTTACAAGTTTTCTTTCTCGCTGATAGTAGGAGGAGCGATGGGAAATCTTTTTGATAGGATTGCTAAGGGTTATGTAGTAGATTTTATTGATATAAGAATTATACCAGTGTTTAATCTTGCTGATTTCTTCATAACCTGTGGTGTACTTCTCTTGGCATTTCTGATACTGAAAGAGGGAGGCGAAGAGTTATTTCTGAAGAAAAAACCTTGA
- a CDS encoding NHL repeat-containing protein — translation MKNFKKIITYLTVCSLVLLSILSFSTVKSKALGSGEEKDKLWFSNFEKVVSIPVSEKGIEYVSDMTGTGGPDAFDVKGDKVYVVDNAHHRLLIYNRISGEYIEEVKLPESIIWVSDISVDEKGNLYLLGGSYNGNCLVTITSGKIRISSLPDTQQRGSCITISGFGSDENGPYVVYADLKETRTLKFGNGTDKTNNLDAGKPKSATVVEEKKGSLARDKAIWKLNIQGMKRLGGQVITPDGEVVTVAFPSQYQLGTNGYMGTIGNIVYWKLEDGKSYAIVGYDKKTGEIERAIKIPLDVYSVIPEKGFLIEGNDVYVLIPSQENVYVLKVAYWQSADEFIKELEGNHDNFKNSSGGNLNEHAKSPATIDGDIKITSSVVTVPRSQMISTAQSYQWHQWYCSKVNYDGSNLSASNRQYWQRPRFITNYNTNYYQVPYCWGGFSSLSGFDNEIQQGYAAGNVNTNVPGYIGGTTGVDCSGFVSRCWGLSRHYHTSEFPNIARKLNSYYELQLVVYESTISIVNGTYTDRVISMGYTFNELVSNGYQPYSPYQNLKLIIVFLEENS, via the coding sequence ATGAAAAATTTCAAAAAAATAATAACTTATTTGACAGTTTGCAGTCTGGTTCTATTATCGATTTTATCCTTTTCAACTGTCAAAAGCAAAGCACTTGGAAGTGGAGAAGAAAAAGACAAACTATGGTTTTCAAACTTTGAAAAAGTTGTTAGTATTCCTGTGTCTGAAAAAGGGATTGAATATGTTTCAGATATGACTGGAACAGGGGGACCAGATGCTTTTGATGTCAAAGGTGATAAAGTATATGTTGTTGATAATGCGCATCACAGACTTTTAATTTACAACAGGATTTCCGGTGAATATATTGAAGAAGTTAAACTTCCTGAAAGTATAATATGGGTGTCGGATATATCAGTTGATGAAAAAGGAAATTTATATTTATTGGGTGGAAGTTATAATGGAAACTGTCTTGTAACGATAACAAGTGGCAAAATTAGAATTAGTAGCTTGCCAGATACTCAGCAAAGAGGTAGTTGTATAACAATTTCAGGTTTTGGTTCTGACGAAAATGGACCATATGTTGTATATGCAGATTTGAAAGAAACAAGAACATTGAAATTTGGGAATGGAACAGACAAGACAAATAACTTGGATGCAGGTAAACCAAAGAGTGCTACAGTTGTTGAAGAGAAAAAAGGCTCTTTAGCACGTGATAAAGCTATATGGAAACTCAATATTCAAGGTATGAAACGTTTAGGTGGTCAGGTTATAACACCAGATGGAGAGGTTGTGACTGTTGCTTTTCCTTCACAGTATCAATTAGGAACAAATGGTTATATGGGAACAATTGGCAACATAGTATATTGGAAATTAGAAGATGGTAAAAGCTATGCGATTGTAGGTTATGATAAAAAAACTGGAGAGATAGAGAGAGCCATTAAAATACCTTTAGATGTTTACAGTGTTATTCCTGAAAAAGGCTTCCTAATAGAAGGTAATGATGTTTATGTTTTGATACCATCTCAAGAAAATGTCTATGTACTTAAAGTAGCTTATTGGCAGTCAGCTGATGAATTCATAAAAGAATTAGAAGGAAATCATGATAATTTTAAAAATTCGTCAGGAGGAAATTTAAATGAACATGCGAAAAGCCCAGCTACAATTGATGGAGATATAAAAATTACTTCTTCTGTTGTAACAGTACCAAGGTCTCAAATGATTTCAACAGCACAGAGCTATCAATGGCACCAGTGGTACTGCAGCAAAGTAAATTATGATGGTTCTAATTTGAGTGCAAGCAATCGACAATATTGGCAAAGACCTCGCTTTATAACTAATTATAATACAAATTATTATCAAGTTCCTTATTGCTGGGGTGGTTTTAGTTCATTATCTGGTTTTGACAATGAAATTCAACAAGGATATGCAGCCGGGAATGTTAATACAAACGTCCCCGGTTATATAGGTGGAACAACAGGTGTTGATTGTTCTGGATTTGTGAGTAGATGTTGGGGATTATCAAGGCATTATCATACTTCAGAATTCCCCAACATAGCTAGAAAGTTAAATAGTTATTATGAATTACAACTCGTGGTTTATGAAAGTACTATATCGATAGTTAATGGCACTTATACTGATAGAGTTATATCTATGGGATATACGTTTAATGAGTTAGTTAGTAATGGTTATCAACCATATTCACCCTATCAAAATTTAAAATTGATAATAGTATTCTTGGAGGAAAATTCATGA
- a CDS encoding S-methyl-5'-thioadenosine phosphorylase — MEYRADIGVFGGSGFYSLEDNVEEIELETPYGKPSDKISLVEIAGKKVAFLPRHGKNHQYPPHLIPYRANLWAMKMLGVKKIIGPTASGSLKPEIKPGDFVVCDQFVDRTWGRKDTFFEGPEVRHISAAKPYCEYLRKIAVESAKELGITVHEKGTVVVIQGPRFSTTAESRWFSSMGWDVINMTQYPEVILAKELGICYVNISLITDYDAGLEGRDDIKPVTEEEVYRVFRENNDKVKKLIYRMIEKIDINYVCEE, encoded by the coding sequence ATGGAATACAGGGCTGATATAGGAGTCTTTGGTGGTTCTGGTTTTTATTCTTTAGAAGACAATGTTGAAGAGATAGAACTTGAAACACCCTACGGAAAACCAAGCGACAAAATATCTTTGGTTGAGATTGCAGGCAAAAAAGTAGCCTTTTTGCCACGCCATGGTAAGAATCACCAGTATCCTCCTCATCTAATTCCTTACAGAGCAAATCTCTGGGCAATGAAAATGCTTGGGGTCAAAAAGATAATTGGACCAACAGCGTCAGGAAGCTTAAAGCCTGAGATAAAACCAGGCGATTTTGTTGTATGTGACCAGTTTGTTGACAGGACATGGGGAAGGAAAGACACATTCTTTGAAGGACCTGAAGTCAGGCACATATCTGCTGCAAAGCCATATTGTGAATATTTGAGAAAAATTGCAGTTGAGTCTGCAAAAGAACTTGGAATTACTGTGCACGAAAAGGGAACAGTTGTTGTAATACAAGGTCCGAGATTTTCAACAACAGCTGAGAGCAGATGGTTTTCAAGCATGGGCTGGGATGTTATTAATATGACACAGTATCCAGAGGTTATTCTGGCAAAAGAGCTCGGTATATGTTATGTGAATATATCCCTTATCACAGATTATGATGCAGGGCTTGAGGGAAGAGATGATATAAAGCCTGTAACTGAAGAAGAAGTTTATAGAGTCTTTAGAGAAAACAACGATAAGGTAAAAAAACTTATATATAGGATGATTGAAAAGATTGATATAAACTACGTCTGTGAGGAGTAA
- a CDS encoding TraR/DksA C4-type zinc finger protein — translation MQPAEIEMLKKLLLDKKSEVERYLKNTKENQVASFSTLYSNEVSNYDNHPADIASDLFEVEKNMGLKADMKRKLELIEKALSKIEKGNFGYCISCKKEIPFDRLLAIPYTEFCIECQKDMEKRENYQTDQRPIEEKVMGKPSNDKFPSQGEEEHDGTDMWSILEMHSTSNGPQDEIVSDGRKFYKKINDVDDTVEEADKISTDDAKKWL, via the coding sequence TTGCAGCCAGCTGAAATTGAAATGCTAAAGAAATTGCTTTTAGACAAAAAATCTGAGGTAGAAAGGTATTTAAAAAATACTAAAGAAAATCAGGTTGCAAGCTTTAGCACACTATATTCAAATGAGGTATCAAACTATGACAATCATCCAGCTGACATTGCATCAGACCTATTTGAAGTAGAAAAGAACATGGGGTTGAAAGCTGACATGAAAAGGAAGCTTGAACTGATTGAAAAAGCCCTCTCCAAAATTGAAAAGGGAAACTTTGGCTACTGTATTTCCTGCAAAAAAGAGATTCCTTTTGATCGGCTTTTGGCAATACCTTATACAGAATTTTGTATAGAGTGTCAAAAAGATATGGAAAAGCGAGAAAATTATCAAACAGACCAAAGGCCAATAGAAGAAAAAGTGATGGGCAAACCTTCCAACGACAAGTTTCCAAGTCAAGGTGAAGAAGAACATGATGGCACAGATATGTGGAGCATACTTGAGATGCACTCAACAAGCAATGGCCCACAGGATGAGATTGTATCTGACGGAAGGAAGTTTTATAAAAAGATAAATGACGTTGATGATACAGTTGAAGAGGCAGATAAAATCTCAACTGATGATGCTAAAAAATGGTTGTAA
- a CDS encoding amidase domain-containing protein: MKKFIKLFPFLIVILVIVSQTTIIYYYAFGKNMDNVKLELSQIPITNEDISEIKILITNYFKLRLESLKNETVQDFSPLFDTYDENGISNYKYESAYISYLLAAKKYFNEKLDKYELNLYFKNFEKDNGNNFLVTVYDGSYLFYNITREKPDIENTLHLIKVTKRNNHYFIVSDEYYTEFKESIASYNELIQLSNNISTEDSKIRKIYSDIMRSKSSEDISINSYPGDYYVPYDRAKAVNYALSHTSNYDNDTNYNSKFKNFANSTYTAGDCQNFVSQCLWYGYGGIDDQTNINAHQLPMTYDWWCDKYNASCTSDGKWNWTYVAHFYSWLTSNNYGPRGQDIVYTDVEKGDIIFKSDLSHVYIITDIVDFDNDNQVDWNEIYVSAHTKNRLNNRLSSIYPSPTSSLKFVKVYSFKWNSGK, encoded by the coding sequence ATGAAGAAGTTTATTAAGTTATTCCCTTTCCTAATTGTAATTTTAGTTATTGTGTCTCAAACTACGATTATTTATTATTATGCGTTTGGAAAAAATATGGATAATGTGAAATTGGAACTATCACAAATTCCAATCACTAATGAAGATATATCCGAAATTAAAATCCTTATTACTAACTATTTCAAGTTAAGATTAGAAAGTTTAAAAAATGAAACAGTGCAAGACTTTTCACCTTTATTTGACACGTATGATGAAAATGGAATTTCAAACTATAAATATGAATCTGCATATATAAGCTATTTATTGGCAGCCAAAAAATATTTTAATGAAAAGCTAGATAAATATGAGCTGAATCTATACTTTAAGAACTTTGAAAAAGATAATGGTAATAATTTTTTAGTGACTGTATATGATGGCTCATATTTATTTTATAATATTACCCGAGAAAAACCAGATATAGAAAATACTCTTCACTTAATAAAAGTAACAAAAAGGAATAATCACTACTTTATAGTTAGTGACGAATATTATACGGAATTCAAAGAATCAATAGCTTCCTATAATGAACTAATCCAACTAAGTAATAACATTTCTACAGAAGATAGTAAAATACGAAAAATATATAGCGATATTATGAGAAGTAAATCAAGTGAAGATATATCAATAAATTCTTATCCAGGTGATTACTATGTTCCATACGATAGAGCAAAAGCTGTTAACTACGCATTGTCTCACACTAGTAACTATGATAATGATACAAATTATAATTCAAAATTTAAAAATTTTGCAAACAGCACATATACAGCTGGTGACTGTCAAAATTTTGTATCACAATGTTTATGGTATGGATATGGCGGTATTGATGACCAAACTAATATAAATGCTCATCAGTTACCCATGACATATGATTGGTGGTGTGATAAGTATAATGCCTCTTGTACTTCAGACGGAAAATGGAATTGGACATATGTCGCTCATTTTTATTCTTGGCTTACATCGAATAATTATGGTCCTCGTGGACAAGATATTGTTTACACAGATGTTGAAAAAGGAGATATAATTTTTAAATCAGATTTGAGTCATGTATATATAATTACCGACATAGTCGACTTCGACAATGACAACCAAGTGGACTGGAATGAAATTTATGTGAGTGCTCATACAAAAAATAGACTTAACAACAGACTCTCGTCGATTTATCCCTCACCTACCTCTTCGCTGAAATTTGTAAAGGTATATTCGTTTAAATGGAACTCTGGAAAGTAA
- a CDS encoding DUF5665 domain-containing protein: MSKNEFEEKLNDFILKLERMNFSYYIEYLKNPKRIFFTNFLSGAARGFGTAFGFSILGALLLYILNAVVKYNLPVIGRYIAEILKFVKFYMH, from the coding sequence ATGTCAAAAAACGAATTTGAGGAAAAGTTAAATGATTTTATCTTAAAACTCGAAAGGATGAACTTTAGCTACTATATAGAATATTTAAAAAACCCGAAAAGGATATTTTTTACAAACTTTTTATCAGGTGCTGCCCGGGGGTTTGGTACAGCTTTTGGCTTTTCCATTTTGGGTGCCCTTCTTTTATATATACTTAACGCTGTTGTAAAGTATAATCTCCCGGTAATTGGTCGTTATATTGCTGAAATATTGAAATTTGTGAAGTTTTATATGCATTAA
- a CDS encoding aspartate carbamoyltransferase catalytic subunit: MKHLLGLRDLSKEDIIKILNLAKDMKTILKSETKKTPHLQGYSVVTLFYENSTRTRTSFELAAKFMSANTTSISVQTSSVQKGESLLDTVKTLEALKTDVLIVRHSVSGVPHFIAKNCSFSVINAGDGMNEHPTQALLDMFTIRERLGTIEKLKIAIIGDILHSRVARSNIWGLSKFDNQITVFGPQTLIPPYIENFAKVASSLEEAVSGKDIVIDLRIQLERQKRGFITSKQEYYKFYGLNEDIMKFISDSTLIMHPGPVNRGVEISSEVMQLKNSTIDEQVTNGIAVRMAVLYLCTRKEGIYR, from the coding sequence TTGAAACATTTGCTTGGGCTAAGAGACCTTTCAAAAGAGGATATTATAAAAATACTGAATCTTGCAAAAGATATGAAGACAATTTTAAAGAGTGAAACCAAAAAGACTCCTCATCTGCAGGGGTACTCTGTAGTGACTTTATTTTATGAAAACAGCACAAGAACACGAACATCGTTTGAACTTGCAGCAAAGTTTATGAGTGCAAATACAACATCAATCTCGGTGCAAACCAGCAGTGTACAAAAAGGAGAATCTTTGCTTGACACTGTAAAAACTTTGGAAGCTCTAAAAACAGATGTGCTAATTGTCAGACATTCTGTTTCTGGCGTGCCGCATTTTATTGCTAAAAACTGTTCATTTTCAGTCATAAACGCTGGTGATGGAATGAACGAGCATCCAACTCAGGCACTGCTTGATATGTTCACAATAAGAGAAAGGCTTGGAACAATTGAGAAGTTGAAGATAGCAATCATTGGCGATATTCTCCACAGCAGGGTTGCAAGGAGTAACATATGGGGGCTTTCTAAATTTGACAACCAAATAACCGTGTTTGGCCCGCAAACTCTTATTCCACCTTATATTGAAAACTTTGCTAAGGTTGCATCTTCTTTAGAAGAGGCAGTCTCAGGAAAAGATATTGTAATAGATTTGAGGATTCAGCTTGAGAGACAAAAACGGGGCTTTATAACATCTAAACAAGAATATTATAAGTTTTATGGATTGAACGAGGATATAATGAAGTTTATTTCAGACAGCACCCTGATAATGCATCCTGGTCCTGTCAACAGGGGAGTTGAAATTTCTTCAGAGGTGATGCAGCTTAAAAATTCTACGATTGATGAGCAGGTTACAAACGGTATTGCTGTTAGAATGGCGGTTTTATACCTTTGCACGCGCAAGGAGGGAATTTATAGGTGA
- a CDS encoding solute carrier family 23 protein, with protein MNRVVQVEEKLPFLKTLPLSLQHLFAMVGATILVPILVGLSPTVALFTSGVGTIIYILVTKNKIPAYLGSSFAFINPIITVSASLGGKEYALAGCIASGVVYLVVAFLVYLFGTNWIDRLLPPVVVGPVVMIIGLSLARAAAVKSAGLFKEVIKDGQILEVAVNVIKSPVCWVSIFTLLVAVFGSVYFKGFFKVIPVLIGLVSGYLFAYVLDLIGMNTNLLNSFYPNGKYVPFLNYEVIKNAKWLGLPQFTFPKFSLSAILSIAPIAIVTITEHIGHLLVTNNVVGRDFTKNPGLHRSLAGDGLATIAAGFLGGPPNTTYGENIGVMAITKVYSTWVILWAAILAILLSFVQKLGALIQVIPSPVIGGISILLFGVIASSGLRMMIESKVDLSQTRNLVIASVVLIIGVGGTKLKFFNIEFEGMALATFVGIILNLLLPESKELKVAKAKEALEPNN; from the coding sequence ATGAACAGAGTTGTTCAGGTTGAAGAAAAGCTTCCATTTTTAAAAACCTTGCCTTTGAGTCTTCAACATCTTTTTGCCATGGTTGGCGCAACAATCTTGGTTCCTATTCTGGTAGGACTTAGCCCAACTGTTGCTCTCTTTACAAGTGGTGTGGGGACCATAATATATATTCTTGTAACAAAAAACAAAATACCTGCATATCTTGGCTCTTCATTTGCATTTATCAATCCTATTATCACAGTCTCTGCTTCGCTTGGAGGCAAAGAATATGCTCTTGCTGGATGTATTGCATCAGGTGTTGTGTACTTAGTTGTAGCATTTCTTGTGTACCTATTTGGAACAAACTGGATTGACAGGCTACTGCCACCTGTTGTTGTAGGTCCTGTTGTGATGATTATTGGACTTTCTCTTGCAAGAGCGGCAGCTGTAAAATCAGCTGGACTTTTCAAAGAGGTTATAAAAGACGGTCAGATTTTAGAAGTTGCGGTCAACGTGATAAAAAGTCCTGTTTGCTGGGTTTCTATCTTTACATTACTTGTTGCCGTGTTTGGCTCTGTTTACTTTAAAGGATTTTTTAAAGTCATACCTGTTTTGATTGGACTTGTAAGTGGATATCTTTTTGCATATGTACTTGACTTGATTGGCATGAACACAAATCTTCTCAATTCATTCTATCCAAATGGCAAGTATGTTCCGTTTTTGAACTATGAAGTTATCAAGAATGCAAAATGGCTGGGACTTCCTCAGTTCACATTTCCAAAGTTTTCGCTCTCTGCTATTTTATCAATTGCTCCAATTGCCATAGTTACAATAACAGAACATATTGGACATCTTCTTGTGACAAATAATGTTGTGGGAAGAGACTTTACAAAAAATCCTGGGCTTCACAGGTCATTAGCAGGAGATGGGCTTGCAACAATTGCTGCAGGTTTTCTTGGAGGTCCTCCTAATACAACATATGGTGAAAATATTGGTGTTATGGCTATAACAAAGGTGTACAGCACATGGGTGATCTTGTGGGCAGCAATCTTGGCAATTTTGCTCTCATTTGTCCAAAAGCTTGGTGCTCTTATTCAGGTAATTCCTTCACCTGTAATCGGGGGAATCAGTATCCTGCTGTTTGGTGTTATTGCTTCATCTGGGTTGAGAATGATGATTGAAAGCAAAGTGGACTTGTCTCAAACACGCAACCTTGTAATTGCTTCTGTGGTTTTAATAATTGGCGTTGGTGGAACAAAACTCAAATTTTTCAACATTGAATTTGAAGGAATGGCGCTTGCTACATTTGTCGGAATAATCTTAAATCTTCTTTTACCAGAGTCAAAAGAACTCAAAGTGGCAAAGGCAAAAGAAGCTTTAGAACCAAATAATTAA
- a CDS encoding RluA family pseudouridine synthase, with translation MTVEGFDGRLDKYLSEALSKTRSFVQKIIEEGNVWVNQSQVLKPAYKVKSGDIIKVVIPEPKQLSLVAQDIDIEVVYEDEHLAVINKPRGMVVHPGAGNFENTLVNALLHKFSGRLSSINGVIRPGIVHRLDKDTSGLLIVAKTDEAHIKLSEALKSHQIKRIYYAICEGVLKEDSGVINAPIGRHPVNRLKMAVVPNGKEAVTYFEVLERFDKYTFIKLRLKTGRTHQIRVHMSYIGYPLLGDSSYGRAKNEFGVQGQVLHAGEIEFVHPITSKVLHFSADLPEYFLEILNILRNKNNK, from the coding sequence TTGACAGTAGAAGGTTTTGACGGACGACTGGATAAGTATCTTTCTGAGGCTCTTTCTAAAACCCGCAGTTTCGTTCAAAAGATAATAGAAGAAGGAAATGTATGGGTAAATCAATCACAAGTTTTAAAACCTGCATATAAAGTCAAGAGTGGAGATATAATCAAAGTTGTTATTCCTGAGCCTAAACAGCTATCCCTTGTTGCTCAAGATATAGATATTGAAGTTGTGTATGAAGATGAACACTTAGCAGTAATAAACAAACCTCGTGGCATGGTTGTACATCCCGGTGCAGGCAATTTTGAAAATACCCTTGTAAATGCACTTTTGCACAAGTTCAGTGGGAGACTTAGCAGTATAAACGGAGTTATAAGACCCGGAATTGTCCACAGGCTCGACAAAGACACATCGGGACTTTTAATTGTTGCTAAAACAGATGAAGCACATATTAAACTTTCTGAAGCTTTAAAATCTCATCAAATAAAAAGGATATACTATGCTATATGTGAAGGTGTATTAAAAGAAGACAGTGGCGTAATAAATGCACCGATTGGGAGGCATCCTGTAAACAGGCTAAAAATGGCTGTTGTTCCCAATGGGAAAGAAGCAGTTACTTACTTTGAGGTTTTAGAAAGGTTTGACAAATACACTTTTATAAAACTAAGACTAAAGACAGGAAGGACTCACCAGATAAGAGTGCACATGTCGTATATAGGTTATCCTTTGCTTGGAGACAGTAGCTATGGAAGAGCAAAAAACGAGTTTGGAGTTCAGGGTCAGGTTCTTCATGCAGGTGAGATTGAGTTTGTTCACCCGATAACTTCAAAAGTGCTGCACTTTTCGGCTGACCTACCAGAGTACTTTCTTGAGATTTTAAATATACTGAGAAACAAAAACAATAAATAG
- the pyrR gene encoding bifunctional pyr operon transcriptional regulator/uracil phosphoribosyltransferase PyrR, with protein MEKFKEIMDANQMRRALVRISHEILEKNKGVENLCLVGIQRRGVTLAKRIQENIEMIEGVKLPLGILDITFYRDDLSLLSEHPTVNSTRIDFDINNKKIVLVDDVIFTGRTVRAAIEALMDMGRPKMIQFAVLIDRGHRELPIRADYVGKNVPTSRKEIVHVLVDEFDNDNRVIIEQLDREI; from the coding sequence TTGGAAAAATTTAAAGAAATTATGGATGCCAATCAAATGAGACGGGCTTTAGTCAGGATTTCTCACGAGATACTTGAAAAGAACAAGGGTGTTGAAAATCTTTGCCTTGTTGGGATTCAGCGAAGAGGTGTAACTCTGGCAAAAAGGATACAGGAAAACATAGAAATGATAGAAGGTGTAAAGCTTCCTCTGGGCATTCTTGACATCACATTTTACAGGGACGATTTGAGTCTGCTTTCTGAGCATCCGACGGTTAACTCTACAAGGATTGATTTTGATATAAACAACAAGAAGATAGTTTTAGTAGATGACGTCATTTTTACAGGCAGAACAGTCAGAGCAGCAATTGAAGCTTTGATGGACATGGGAAGACCAAAGATGATTCAGTTCGCAGTGTTGATTGACAGAGGACACAGAGAACTTCCAATTAGGGCTGACTATGTAGGAAAAAATGTTCCAACTTCGAGAAAAGAGATTGTTCACGTTCTTGTTGATGAGTTTGACAACGACAACAGAGTAATAATTGAACAGCTTGATAGGGAAATATAA